Proteins found in one Campylobacter concisus genomic segment:
- a CDS encoding HugZ family heme oxygenase: MKQRALDHMNKDHLDIVIEFCKKFSGVAEPTNVKMTDINEDGMEITCNQAKTFVPFLSKAGGDGFRESIIELYMSIKGDTNSSSVQGGMMKFINSFKTVVISSILDGQAVSSYSPFIKENDEFYICISSVADHYHSIKQNPDKISLLFIQDEKDAKSLFARVRVSFEAKAEFMSDSVRDEFISKFESAFANESALAFIKEMKDFYIVKLTPTKGRYVKGFGAAYDTVGLQVVDSGRVNNPHTKK, translated from the coding sequence TCTGGATATAGTGATCGAATTTTGTAAGAAATTTAGTGGTGTAGCTGAGCCTACAAACGTAAAAATGACTGATATAAACGAAGATGGCATGGAAATAACATGCAATCAGGCAAAAACATTTGTACCATTTTTAAGCAAAGCAGGCGGAGATGGTTTTAGAGAGTCGATCATCGAACTTTATATGAGCATCAAGGGCGATACAAACAGCTCTAGTGTGCAAGGCGGAATGATGAAATTTATAAATAGCTTTAAGACTGTTGTGATCTCAAGCATTCTTGACGGACAAGCGGTTTCGTCGTATTCACCTTTTATAAAAGAAAACGATGAGTTTTATATCTGCATATCATCAGTAGCAGATCACTACCACTCAATAAAACAAAACCCGGATAAAATTTCACTCCTTTTTATTCAGGATGAAAAAGATGCAAAAAGTCTATTTGCTCGTGTAAGAGTAAGCTTTGAAGCTAAAGCTGAGTTTATGAGCGACAGTGTAAGAGATGAATTTATATCAAAATTTGAGAGTGCCTTTGCAAATGAATCAGCACTTGCATTTATTAAAGAGATGAAAGACTTCTATATAGTAAAACTCACCCCAACAAAAGGTAGATATGTAAAAGGCTTTGGCGCAGCATATGACACAGTAGGACTCCAAGTTGTCGATAGTGGCAGAGTAAACAACCCTCACACTAAAAAATAA
- a CDS encoding flagellin, translating to MKLGTYTANQASGNYYLDQAKNSEKKALNAISANSEIKASGANLQIAESLLSQTNVLNEGLANANDMIGMLQIADSTLLNLSKSTDRIGELSSKLTNPTLSANEQKGIKSEINALRNAMNDSVKEAKFNGKNVFDAELGFFTGESTKNINLGTNALLNVKDDGSNTGEILKNINSLRSEIGSTQNAVFRGINALAARSVANANSVENLDSSDIAKSLEENLQANLKLHAASLAKAHDTTSLAAKLDKLLAE from the coding sequence ATGAAGTTAGGAACTTATACTGCAAACCAGGCTTCAGGAAACTATTATTTAGATCAAGCAAAAAATAGTGAGAAGAAAGCGTTAAATGCTATCTCTGCAAATAGCGAGATCAAAGCATCAGGTGCAAATTTGCAAATCGCAGAGAGTTTGCTTTCACAAACAAATGTCTTGAACGAAGGTTTGGCAAATGCAAACGATATGATCGGTATGCTTCAAATCGCTGACTCAACGCTTTTAAATTTAAGTAAAAGTACGGATAGAATAGGTGAGCTTTCAAGTAAGCTTACAAATCCTACTCTCTCGGCAAATGAACAAAAAGGCATAAAGAGCGAAATCAACGCACTAAGAAATGCTATGAATGATAGCGTAAAAGAGGCTAAATTTAACGGTAAAAACGTATTTGATGCTGAGCTTGGATTTTTTACAGGCGAGAGTACAAAAAATATAAATTTGGGTACAAATGCTCTTTTAAATGTAAAAGATGACGGCTCAAATACAGGTGAAATTTTAAAAAATATAAATTCACTTCGCTCAGAGATCGGATCAACACAAAATGCTGTATTTAGAGGCATAAATGCTCTAGCCGCAAGGAGCGTGGCAAATGCTAATAGTGTAGAAAATCTTGATAGCAGCGATATCGCAAAGAGCTTGGAAGAAAATTTACAAGCAAATTTAAAGCTACATGCTGCGAGCTTAGCCAAAGCTCATGATACTACGAGCTTGGCCGCAAAACTAGATAAACTTCTAGCTGAATAA